The following proteins are co-located in the Thermus thermophilus HB8 genome:
- a CDS encoding molybdopterin oxidoreductase family protein encodes MRARATCPLDCPDACSLLLTLEEGRLLRVEGDPRHPITQGFACAKTYRYPERVRERLLYPLRRVGRKGEGKFVRVSWEEALDEIAKRLMEVLDREGGEAVLPYHYAGTTGLVENQHPLAFFRAIGASELLETICATAGSAAWEMTYGPRLGPDPEDIPENARYILLWGINSLSTNSHLTPFLKEARRRGAKVVHIDPYENLTSRFADLHLKLRPGTDAALAYALAHVLFREGLLDWEYLGKAAVGLEEFQKEAEKWTPKRASALTGVPEEAILRLAREMGEAKRVFLRVGYGMTRHPGGGNALRAVVLLPALLGAWRYPGCGAMLSTSGAFPLNKRFLGGRHLLEGGHPHQGYFRPNPKARAVNMNQLGTALTELDPPIRVLFVFNTNPLVVAPNTGKVKAGLAREDLFTVVLEQVMTETARFADYLLPATLFYEHPDLYTSYGHYYLSWNEPLSPPAGEARPNTWVFRELAKRLGLKEPTLYWTAEEVAESLLASDHPYLEGITLERLKREGFVKLNLPRPFLPFAEGQVRFSPPPEVIPTEPLPEYPLILLTPPAHRFLNTTYGDVKALVEAEGGEPRLLIHPEDAEARGIRDGMLVHIRSPWGRITRKAHVTEAPIPGTVVLEGTWWEKWAPDGKGVNHLTSERLTDLGGGSTFHSTPVEVEPLRLA; translated from the coding sequence ATGAGGGCCCGCGCCACCTGTCCCCTGGACTGCCCCGACGCCTGCAGCCTCCTCCTCACCCTGGAGGAAGGGCGCCTCCTCCGGGTGGAGGGGGACCCCCGCCACCCCATCACCCAAGGCTTCGCCTGCGCCAAGACCTATCGCTACCCGGAGAGGGTAAGGGAAAGGCTTCTTTACCCCTTGCGCCGGGTGGGGAGAAAGGGCGAGGGGAAGTTCGTGCGGGTCTCCTGGGAAGAGGCCCTGGACGAGATCGCCAAGCGCCTCATGGAGGTCCTGGACCGGGAGGGGGGCGAGGCCGTCCTCCCCTACCACTACGCCGGGACCACGGGCCTTGTGGAGAACCAGCACCCCCTGGCCTTCTTCCGGGCCATCGGGGCCTCGGAGCTCTTGGAGACCATCTGCGCCACGGCGGGGAGCGCCGCCTGGGAGATGACCTACGGCCCCCGCCTCGGCCCCGATCCCGAGGACATCCCCGAAAACGCCCGCTATATCCTCCTCTGGGGGATCAATAGCCTCTCCACGAATAGCCACCTCACCCCCTTCCTCAAGGAGGCAAGGAGGCGGGGGGCCAAGGTGGTCCACATAGACCCCTACGAAAACCTCACCTCCCGCTTCGCCGACCTCCACCTCAAGCTCCGCCCCGGCACCGACGCCGCCCTGGCCTACGCCTTGGCCCACGTCCTCTTCCGGGAGGGCCTTTTGGACTGGGAGTACCTGGGGAAGGCGGCGGTGGGCCTGGAGGAGTTCCAGAAGGAAGCGGAAAAGTGGACCCCAAAGCGGGCGAGCGCCCTCACCGGCGTGCCCGAAGAGGCCATCCTCCGCCTCGCCCGGGAGATGGGGGAGGCGAAGCGGGTCTTCCTGCGGGTGGGCTACGGCATGACCCGCCACCCGGGAGGGGGAAACGCCCTCCGCGCCGTGGTCCTCCTCCCCGCCCTCCTCGGGGCCTGGCGCTACCCGGGGTGCGGGGCCATGCTCTCCACGAGCGGGGCCTTTCCCTTAAACAAGCGCTTCCTCGGGGGGCGGCACCTCCTGGAGGGGGGACATCCCCACCAAGGCTACTTCCGGCCGAACCCCAAGGCGCGGGCCGTCAACATGAACCAGCTCGGCACCGCCCTCACGGAGCTAGACCCTCCCATCCGGGTCCTCTTCGTCTTCAACACGAACCCCCTGGTGGTGGCCCCCAATACGGGGAAGGTGAAGGCGGGGCTTGCACGGGAGGACCTCTTCACCGTGGTCCTGGAGCAGGTGATGACGGAGACCGCCCGCTTCGCCGACTACCTCCTCCCCGCCACCCTCTTCTACGAGCACCCCGACCTCTACACGAGCTACGGGCATTACTACCTCTCCTGGAACGAGCCCTTAAGCCCTCCCGCGGGGGAGGCCCGGCCCAACACCTGGGTCTTCCGGGAGCTGGCGAAGCGGCTCGGCCTGAAGGAGCCCACCCTCTACTGGACGGCCGAGGAGGTGGCGGAAAGCCTCCTCGCCTCGGACCACCCTTACCTAGAGGGGATCACCCTGGAAAGGCTCAAGCGGGAAGGCTTCGTGAAGCTCAACCTTCCCAGGCCCTTCCTCCCCTTCGCCGAAGGGCAGGTGCGCTTCAGCCCCCCGCCCGAGGTGATCCCCACCGAGCCCCTTCCCGAATACCCCCTGATCCTCCTCACCCCCCCGGCCCACCGCTTCCTCAACACCACCTACGGGGACGTGAAGGCCCTGGTGGAGGCGGAAGGCGGGGAGCCTAGGCTCCTCATCCACCCCGAGGACGCCGAGGCGCGAGGGATTCGGGACGGGATGCTCGTCCACATCCGTTCCCCTTGGGGGAGGATCACGAGGAAGGCCCACGTCACCGAGGCCCCCATCCCGGGGACGGTGGTCCTCGAGGGCACCTGGTGGGAGAAGTGGGCCCCAGACGGCAAGGGCGTGAACCACCTCACCTCGGAAAGGCTCACCGACCTGGGCGGGGGAAGCACCTTCCACTCCACCCCCGTGGAGGTGGAGCCCTTGCGCCTCGCCTAG
- a CDS encoding YifB family Mg chelatase-like AAA ATPase, with protein sequence MLAQVRSYALFGLDAVPVTVEVDVSPGLPSYALVGLPDKAVEESRERVRAALKNAGFPYPQARVVVNLAPAELRKEGSQFDLPIALGLLAAQGVVPLEALSPFALAGELGLDGSLRPVPGAVNLALGALAEGKKLLLPLESAKEAALVEGVEVYGARSLQEAVAFLKGEEALAEARPEEAPEAVEALDLRDVKGQAKAKRALEIAAAGFHHLLMVGSPGSGKTMLARRLPFLLPPLSREEALEVTRIHSAAGKPVRGLVKAPPFRAPHHTVSYAGLIGGGAIPKPGEVSLAHRGVLFLDEFPEFSREALEALRQPLEDGVVTVARARASLTFPARFLLVAAMNPCPCGWHGDPERPCTCTPAAQRRYAARISGPLLDRFDLVVEVPRLTPEELARAPEGEGTEAVRERVLRARERMLARQGRPNGLLSGRALREHARLTPPAQALLQEAAKRMLLSARSYDRVLRVARTVADLLGEERVGEAHVAEALAYRRAL encoded by the coding sequence ATGCTGGCCCAGGTGCGAAGCTACGCCCTCTTCGGCCTGGACGCGGTTCCCGTCACCGTGGAGGTGGACGTTAGCCCGGGGCTTCCCAGCTACGCCCTGGTGGGCTTGCCCGACAAGGCGGTGGAGGAAAGCCGGGAGAGGGTGCGGGCGGCCCTCAAGAACGCGGGCTTCCCCTACCCCCAGGCCCGGGTGGTGGTGAACCTGGCCCCGGCGGAGCTTCGGAAGGAGGGGAGCCAGTTTGACCTTCCCATCGCCCTGGGCCTCCTCGCGGCCCAGGGGGTGGTGCCCCTCGAGGCCCTCTCCCCCTTCGCCCTCGCGGGGGAGCTTGGCTTGGACGGGAGCCTGAGGCCCGTCCCCGGGGCGGTGAACCTGGCCCTGGGGGCCCTGGCCGAGGGGAAGAAGCTCCTCCTGCCCCTGGAGAGCGCCAAGGAGGCGGCCTTGGTGGAGGGGGTGGAGGTCTACGGGGCGAGAAGCCTCCAGGAAGCCGTGGCCTTCCTCAAGGGCGAGGAGGCCTTGGCCGAGGCCCGGCCCGAGGAGGCCCCGGAAGCGGTGGAGGCGCTGGACCTCAGGGACGTCAAGGGCCAGGCCAAGGCCAAACGCGCCCTGGAGATCGCCGCCGCGGGCTTCCACCACCTCCTCATGGTGGGAAGCCCGGGCTCGGGGAAGACCATGCTGGCGCGGCGGCTTCCCTTCCTCCTCCCGCCCCTCTCCCGGGAGGAGGCCTTGGAGGTGACCCGGATCCACTCCGCCGCGGGGAAGCCGGTGCGGGGGCTTGTGAAGGCCCCGCCTTTCCGCGCCCCGCACCACACGGTGAGCTACGCTGGGCTCATCGGGGGTGGGGCCATTCCCAAGCCCGGGGAGGTCTCCTTGGCCCACCGGGGGGTGCTCTTTCTGGACGAGTTCCCGGAGTTTTCCCGGGAGGCCCTCGAGGCCCTGCGCCAGCCCCTGGAGGACGGGGTGGTGACCGTGGCCCGGGCCCGGGCAAGCCTCACCTTTCCCGCCCGCTTCCTCCTGGTGGCGGCCATGAACCCCTGCCCCTGCGGCTGGCACGGGGACCCGGAAAGGCCTTGCACCTGCACCCCCGCCGCCCAGAGGCGCTACGCGGCCAGGATCTCCGGGCCCCTCCTGGACCGGTTTGACCTGGTGGTGGAGGTGCCCCGCCTCACCCCCGAGGAGCTCGCCCGCGCCCCCGAGGGGGAGGGCACGGAGGCGGTGCGGGAGCGGGTCCTAAGGGCCCGGGAGCGGATGCTCGCCCGCCAAGGGAGGCCCAACGGCCTCCTCTCGGGGCGGGCCCTGAGGGAGCACGCCCGCCTCACCCCACCGGCCCAGGCCCTCCTCCAGGAGGCGGCCAAGCGGATGCTCCTTTCGGCCCGGAGCTACGACCGCGTCCTCCGGGTGGCCCGCACCGTCGCCGACCTCCTGGGCGAGGAGAGGGTGGGGGAGGCCCACGTGGCCGAGGCCCTGGCCTACCGCAGGGCCCTCTAG
- a CDS encoding Fic family protein, producing MRRALEERLGLLRRLGGMDLRLIQVANEEWLYMLQEDTRNSLAIEGYFTTERELREVLRGRKGAAEVLNYFRTAQFVYEQALQDLQEEAWHLDVAFVNNIHGQLFRETPQEAERGRPADGVERRIQGAKVRPPLEAGDYLRAFVRAVPLLLKRGEVLEALAKVHTLFEAIHPYRGGNGRVGRVLLNYVAIRSGLPPLVVKSLEDQDRKRYYEALEQADRGLHHGFPPPEPNALVGTLDQGEWRPLALLLGEALLARLDKVIALALVRFADLLPLDQVARSLGVDRQILYVWQQRGRLVVYRPGGKRNLLSHPWLFLGTRERPPLLPPELPPPRPEWPERVKDLQRLLFHPEDL from the coding sequence ATGCGCCGCGCCCTGGAGGAGCGCTTGGGCCTCCTCCGCCGCCTCGGGGGAATGGACCTCCGCTTGATCCAAGTGGCCAACGAGGAGTGGCTCTACATGCTCCAGGAGGACACCCGCAACTCCCTGGCCATAGAGGGCTACTTCACCACGGAGCGGGAGCTACGGGAGGTGCTTAGGGGACGCAAGGGGGCGGCGGAGGTCCTCAACTACTTTCGCACGGCCCAGTTTGTCTACGAGCAAGCTTTGCAGGACCTCCAAGAGGAGGCTTGGCATCTGGACGTGGCCTTCGTGAACAACATCCACGGCCAGCTTTTCCGCGAAACCCCCCAAGAGGCGGAGCGGGGCAGGCCCGCCGATGGGGTGGAGCGCCGAATCCAAGGGGCCAAGGTGAGGCCCCCTCTGGAAGCCGGGGATTACCTCAGGGCCTTTGTCCGAGCGGTTCCCCTCCTCCTGAAAAGGGGCGAGGTTCTGGAAGCCCTGGCCAAGGTCCACACCCTCTTTGAGGCCATCCACCCCTACCGGGGCGGCAACGGCCGTGTGGGGAGGGTTCTCCTCAACTACGTGGCCATTCGCTCCGGCCTTCCGCCTCTCGTGGTGAAGAGCCTCGAGGACCAAGACCGCAAGCGTTACTACGAGGCCTTAGAGCAGGCGGACCGGGGGTTGCACCATGGCTTTCCCCCACCCGAGCCCAACGCCCTGGTGGGGACCCTGGACCAGGGGGAGTGGCGGCCCTTGGCCCTCCTTTTGGGCGAAGCCCTCTTGGCCCGTCTGGACAAGGTCATCGCCTTGGCCCTCGTGCGTTTTGCCGACCTTCTTCCCCTGGATCAGGTGGCGCGGTCCCTCGGTGTGGATCGGCAGATCCTCTACGTCTGGCAGCAAAGGGGGAGGCTTGTGGTTTACCGCCCTGGCGGTAAGCGAAACCTCCTTTCTCACCCCTGGCTTTTCCTGGGGACCCGGGAGCGGCCTCCCCTCCTCCCCCCCGAGCTGCCACCCCCCCGGCCCGAGTGGCCCGAGAGGGTGAAAGACCTCCAGCGGCTTCTCTTTCACCCGGAGGATTTGTGA
- a CDS encoding MFS transporter, with protein sequence MAARVFFLFALGYFLSYFYRSANAVLAKDLSQELGLGPAELGFMTSLFYLAFAAAQLPLGGLLDRVGPRAVTPALLLVAALGSVVFGLAQSFAVLALGRALIGVGMAAALMGSMRAFSLWFPRNYATVSTLLVGLGATGGLMAATPLALLKEALGWRGVFLLGAFVVALVALALYLGVRNTPPGVAWPGGQRGDGLGEVFRNGRLLRVAFLAFAFAGSFLALQTLWAGDYAYHLGLTALEVGNLLFLYSGGAVLGFLVSGYLADRLGTARVLLASALLFALGLLLLLLKALVPAYALLGFFGAFNILTLTQARELVPSHLVGRGTTLVNLFGIGGTFLLQWGVGVAVEALGYALAFGGLLALLLLALGLYLPLLHKSSG encoded by the coding sequence ATGGCGGCGCGGGTTTTCTTTCTCTTCGCCTTAGGGTATTTCCTCTCCTATTTCTACCGCTCGGCGAACGCGGTGCTCGCCAAGGACCTCTCCCAGGAGCTGGGCCTGGGGCCGGCGGAGCTCGGCTTCATGACGAGCCTCTTCTACCTGGCCTTCGCCGCGGCCCAGCTCCCCCTGGGGGGGCTTTTGGACCGGGTGGGGCCCCGGGCCGTCACCCCGGCCCTCCTCCTCGTGGCCGCCCTGGGGAGCGTGGTCTTCGGCCTGGCGCAAAGCTTCGCCGTTTTGGCCCTGGGCCGGGCCCTGATCGGGGTGGGGATGGCCGCGGCCCTCATGGGCTCCATGAGGGCCTTCAGCCTCTGGTTCCCCAGGAACTACGCCACGGTCTCCACCCTCCTCGTGGGCCTGGGGGCCACGGGGGGGCTTATGGCGGCCACGCCCCTCGCCCTCCTCAAGGAGGCCCTGGGTTGGCGGGGGGTGTTCCTCCTGGGGGCTTTCGTGGTGGCCCTGGTGGCCCTCGCCCTCTACCTGGGGGTGCGGAACACCCCCCCGGGGGTGGCCTGGCCGGGGGGGCAGCGGGGGGACGGGCTCGGGGAGGTCTTCCGCAACGGGAGGCTCCTCCGGGTGGCCTTTTTGGCCTTCGCCTTCGCCGGGAGCTTCCTCGCCTTACAGACCCTTTGGGCCGGGGACTACGCCTACCACCTGGGCCTCACCGCCTTGGAGGTGGGGAACCTCCTCTTCCTCTACTCGGGGGGAGCGGTTTTGGGCTTTCTCGTTTCCGGCTACCTGGCGGACCGCTTGGGGACGGCCCGAGTCCTCCTCGCCTCGGCCCTCCTCTTCGCCTTGGGCCTCCTTCTCCTCCTCCTTAAGGCCCTCGTCCCCGCCTACGCCCTCCTCGGCTTCTTCGGGGCCTTCAACATCCTCACCCTCACCCAGGCCCGGGAGCTGGTCCCCTCCCACCTGGTGGGCCGGGGCACCACCTTGGTGAACCTCTTCGGCATCGGGGGCACCTTCCTCCTGCAGTGGGGCGTCGGCGTGGCGGTGGAGGCCTTGGGGTACGCCCTGGCCTTCGGCGGGCTTCTCGCCCTCCTCCTCCTGGCTCTCGGCCTTTACCTGCCCCTACTTCACAAATCCTCCGGGTGA
- a CDS encoding EamA family transporter, translating into MIPVALAALLWGLGGALAGRFMREIPPEVLIPLRFLLSFLLLLPLVLARPPHPDERRRLLGVGLALSGAQAFYYLAIHATTVATGIFLQYLAPSLLTLYALLKGERLPGRALFGVGLALLGAYLLVVGPEGLRGGALGVAYGLLSAVSFAAYAAFAHGLRTPAFVALGVATGVGALLSLPVLGLHGEKVLALGPAQWGAVAYLVTLGTVVPFGLFLLGVRTLPARTATLVAMLEPLSGALFAWPLAGEPLRPEALLGGGMILGGVWLNRR; encoded by the coding sequence GTGATCCCCGTGGCCCTCGCCGCCCTGCTTTGGGGGCTTGGGGGGGCTTTGGCGGGGCGCTTCATGCGGGAGATCCCCCCGGAGGTCCTCATCCCCTTGCGCTTCCTCCTGAGCTTCCTCCTCCTTCTGCCCCTCGTCCTCGCCCGCCCGCCCCACCCCGACGAGAGGCGGCGGCTCCTCGGGGTGGGCCTCGCCCTCTCCGGGGCCCAGGCCTTTTACTACCTGGCCATCCACGCCACCACGGTGGCCACGGGGATCTTCCTCCAGTACCTCGCCCCCTCCCTCCTCACCCTCTACGCCCTCCTCAAGGGGGAGAGGCTTCCCGGGAGGGCCCTTTTTGGGGTGGGGCTCGCCCTCCTGGGGGCCTACCTCCTGGTGGTGGGGCCCGAGGGGCTTCGGGGAGGGGCTTTAGGCGTGGCCTACGGCCTCCTTTCCGCCGTTTCCTTCGCGGCCTACGCCGCTTTCGCCCACGGCCTCCGCACGCCCGCCTTCGTGGCCCTCGGGGTGGCCACGGGGGTGGGGGCCCTCCTCTCCCTTCCCGTCCTCGGGCTTCACGGGGAGAAGGTGCTGGCCCTCGGCCCGGCCCAGTGGGGGGCGGTGGCCTACCTGGTCACCCTGGGCACGGTGGTCCCCTTCGGCCTCTTCCTCCTCGGGGTGCGGACCCTCCCCGCCCGCACCGCCACCCTGGTGGCCATGCTGGAGCCCCTGAGCGGGGCCCTCTTCGCCTGGCCCTTGGCCGGGGAGCCCTTGAGGCCCGAAGCCCTTCTTGGAGGCGGTATGATCCTTGGGGGCGTGTGGCTCAACCGGAGGTGA
- a CDS encoding DMT family transporter — MRPPGWKIAAVLLVGILAISFGSILVRLALRASGDQSLAFSLVMSAGRLALAALLLAPGWTRPLEGRAGLPFALAAGGFLALHFAFWITSLSYTSVAASTALVTTNPVWVTLLGWWLFGERPSFLTLLGVGVALLGGVLIGLGDSEGGGGANPLLGDFLALLGAVAASCYFLLGREAQRRGLSTWAYVRVAYTAAALLLLPLPYLFGGGYGGYPLEVYAYLLLMALLPQLVGHTSFNWATRHIPPVLVTLAILFEPVGASLLAYFLFGELPGSRVLLGALILLVGVALAVVGGRR; from the coding sequence ATGCGCCCCCCGGGGTGGAAGATCGCCGCCGTCCTTCTCGTGGGCATCCTGGCCATAAGCTTCGGGAGCATCCTGGTGCGCCTGGCCCTTCGGGCCTCCGGGGACCAAAGCCTCGCCTTCAGCCTGGTGATGAGCGCGGGGCGCCTGGCCTTGGCCGCCCTCCTCCTCGCCCCCGGCTGGACGCGGCCCTTGGAGGGCAGGGCGGGGCTGCCCTTCGCCTTGGCCGCCGGGGGGTTTCTCGCCCTCCACTTCGCCTTCTGGATCACCTCCCTCTCCTACACCTCCGTGGCGGCGAGCACCGCCCTCGTCACCACCAACCCCGTGTGGGTCACCCTTTTGGGCTGGTGGCTTTTCGGGGAGCGGCCTTCTTTCCTCACCCTGCTCGGCGTGGGCGTGGCCCTCCTCGGGGGGGTCCTCATCGGCCTGGGGGACAGCGAGGGCGGAGGGGGGGCCAACCCCCTCCTCGGGGACTTCCTCGCCCTCCTCGGGGCGGTGGCGGCCTCTTGCTACTTCCTCCTCGGGCGGGAGGCCCAAAGGCGGGGGCTTTCCACCTGGGCCTACGTCCGCGTGGCCTACACCGCGGCGGCCCTTCTCCTGCTTCCCCTGCCCTACCTCTTCGGCGGGGGGTACGGGGGGTATCCCCTCGAGGTCTACGCCTACCTCCTCCTCATGGCCCTCCTTCCCCAGCTCGTGGGCCACACCAGCTTCAACTGGGCCACCCGCCACATCCCCCCGGTCCTCGTCACCCTGGCCATTCTCTTTGAGCCCGTGGGGGCGAGCCTCCTCGCCTACTTCCTCTTCGGGGAGCTCCCCGGAAGCCGGGTCCTCCTCGGGGCCCTGATCCTCCTCGTGGGCGTGGCGCTGGCCGTGGTGGGGGGTAGGCGGTGA
- a CDS encoding NAD(P) transhydrogenase subunit alpha — MVTVAVPKERAPGERRVALVPEVVARLVKGGARVRVERGAGEGAYHPDEAYQEAGAEVVERGELLKGAHLLFTVQPPPEDLIQALEPGAIVVGFVQPHKNLELVRALQAKKATVIAMELIPRITRAQSMDALSSQATVAGYLAAIHAARLSPRFFPMLTTAAGTIRPAKVMVMGVGVAGLMAIATAKRLGAQVFAYDVRKAALEQALSLGAKPIELPISAEGEGGYARELTEEEKRIQHEALRDHVAGMDVLITTAQVPGRRAPILLTEDMVERLKPGTVVVDLAAESGGNCVLTKPGEVVEVRGVRVYGPLNLPSELSVHASEMYAKNLYNLSSLLIEKGAFAPKWEDEIVRAALLMKEGEVLHGPTKALLGGA, encoded by the coding sequence ATGGTGACCGTCGCGGTTCCCAAGGAAAGGGCCCCAGGGGAAAGGAGGGTGGCCCTGGTGCCCGAGGTGGTGGCCCGCCTGGTGAAAGGCGGGGCCCGGGTGCGGGTGGAGCGGGGCGCGGGGGAGGGCGCCTACCACCCCGACGAGGCCTACCAGGAGGCCGGGGCCGAGGTGGTGGAGCGAGGGGAGCTCCTAAAGGGCGCCCACCTCCTCTTCACCGTCCAGCCGCCCCCGGAGGACCTCATCCAGGCCCTGGAGCCGGGGGCCATCGTGGTGGGCTTCGTCCAGCCCCACAAGAACCTGGAGCTGGTGCGGGCCCTACAGGCGAAGAAGGCCACGGTGATCGCCATGGAGCTCATCCCCCGCATCACCCGGGCCCAGAGCATGGACGCCCTCTCCAGCCAGGCCACGGTGGCGGGGTATCTGGCGGCCATCCACGCGGCGAGGCTCTCCCCCCGCTTCTTCCCCATGCTCACCACGGCGGCGGGCACCATCCGCCCCGCCAAGGTGATGGTCATGGGGGTGGGGGTGGCGGGGCTCATGGCCATCGCCACCGCCAAGCGCCTCGGGGCCCAGGTCTTCGCCTACGACGTGCGCAAGGCCGCCCTGGAGCAGGCCCTCTCCCTGGGGGCGAAGCCCATTGAACTCCCCATCAGCGCCGAAGGGGAGGGGGGCTACGCCCGGGAGCTCACCGAGGAGGAGAAGCGCATCCAGCACGAGGCCCTCCGCGACCACGTGGCGGGGATGGACGTCCTCATCACCACGGCCCAGGTGCCGGGCCGCCGCGCCCCCATCCTCCTCACCGAGGACATGGTGGAGCGCCTGAAGCCCGGGACCGTGGTGGTGGACCTGGCCGCCGAGAGCGGGGGCAACTGCGTCCTCACCAAGCCGGGGGAGGTGGTGGAGGTGAGGGGCGTGCGGGTCTATGGCCCCTTGAACCTGCCGAGCGAGCTTTCCGTCCACGCCTCGGAGATGTACGCCAAGAACCTCTACAACCTCTCCAGCCTCCTCATAGAGAAAGGCGCGTTCGCCCCCAAGTGGGAGGACGAGATCGTCCGGGCCGCCCTCCTCATGAAGGAGGGCGAGGTCCTGCACGGGCCCACCAAGGCCCTTCTGGGAGGTGCGTGA
- a CDS encoding proton-translocating transhydrogenase family protein, which translates to MEFNFWSALYIFVLTAFLGYELITRVPVILHTPLMSGSNFIHGVVVVGAMVVLGHAETGLEKLIGFLGVILGAANAAGGYAVTVRMLEMFERKPGQGGGR; encoded by the coding sequence ATGGAGTTTAACTTCTGGTCGGCGCTTTACATCTTCGTGCTCACGGCCTTCTTGGGCTACGAGCTCATCACCCGGGTGCCCGTGATCCTCCACACCCCCTTGATGTCGGGCTCCAACTTCATCCACGGCGTGGTGGTGGTGGGGGCCATGGTGGTCCTGGGCCACGCGGAAACGGGCCTGGAAAAGCTCATCGGTTTCCTGGGGGTCATCCTGGGGGCGGCCAACGCCGCCGGGGGGTACGCGGTCACGGTGCGCATGCTGGAGATGTTTGAAAGGAAGCCCGGCCAAGGGGGTGGTCGGTAA
- a CDS encoding NAD(P)(+) transhydrogenase (Re/Si-specific) subunit beta: MDLIQAAYFVVAILFIVGLKRMAHPTTAKSGIVWAGWGMVLAVLATFFWPGMGNFALILLALLLGSAVAWWAAVRVAMTDMPQMVAIYNGMGGGAAATIAAVELLKGAFENTGLMALAILGGLIGSVAFTGSLIAFAKLQGIMKSRPILFPGQKAVNALVLALTLVLGLSLLWNDATASIVLFFLLALLFGVLMTLPIGGGDMPVAISFYNAFTGMAVGFEGFAVGNPALMVAGTLVGAAGTLLTVLMARAMNRSVWSVLVGGFGVEQEAGEVKGSLKPIDVEDAAVMLAYAGKVVFVPGYGMALSQAQHKLKELADLLEARGVEVKFAIHPVAGRMPGHMNVLLAEAGVDYDKLKDLEEINPEFPTVDVAVVIGANDVVNPAARRPGSPLYGMPILDVDKAKNVIVIKRGQGKGFAGVENELFYAENTRMLYGDAQKVLTELIQALKRL, translated from the coding sequence ATGGACCTCATCCAGGCGGCCTACTTCGTGGTGGCCATCCTCTTCATCGTGGGCCTGAAGCGCATGGCCCACCCCACCACGGCCAAAAGCGGCATCGTCTGGGCGGGCTGGGGCATGGTCCTCGCCGTGCTCGCCACCTTCTTCTGGCCGGGGATGGGGAACTTCGCCCTCATCCTCCTCGCCCTTCTCCTTGGCTCGGCGGTGGCCTGGTGGGCGGCGGTGCGGGTGGCCATGACGGACATGCCCCAGATGGTGGCCATCTACAACGGCATGGGAGGCGGGGCGGCCGCCACCATCGCCGCCGTGGAACTCCTCAAGGGGGCCTTTGAGAACACGGGGCTCATGGCCTTGGCCATCCTGGGCGGCCTCATCGGGAGCGTGGCCTTCACGGGAAGCCTCATCGCCTTCGCCAAGCTCCAGGGGATCATGAAGAGCCGCCCCATCCTCTTCCCCGGGCAGAAGGCAGTAAACGCCCTGGTCCTGGCCCTCACCCTCGTGCTCGGGCTTTCCCTCCTCTGGAACGACGCCACGGCGAGCATCGTCCTCTTCTTCCTCCTCGCTCTTCTCTTCGGCGTCCTCATGACCCTCCCCATCGGCGGCGGGGACATGCCCGTGGCCATCTCCTTCTACAACGCCTTCACGGGGATGGCCGTGGGCTTTGAGGGCTTCGCCGTGGGAAACCCGGCCCTCATGGTGGCGGGCACCCTGGTGGGGGCGGCGGGCACCCTCCTCACCGTGCTCATGGCGAGGGCCATGAACCGCTCGGTGTGGAGCGTCCTGGTGGGGGGCTTCGGCGTGGAGCAGGAGGCGGGCGAGGTCAAGGGGAGCCTCAAGCCCATTGACGTGGAGGACGCCGCCGTGATGCTCGCCTACGCGGGCAAGGTGGTCTTCGTCCCCGGCTACGGCATGGCCCTCTCCCAGGCGCAACACAAGCTGAAGGAGCTTGCGGACCTCCTCGAGGCCCGCGGGGTGGAGGTGAAGTTCGCCATCCACCCGGTGGCGGGGCGGATGCCCGGGCACATGAACGTCCTCCTGGCCGAGGCCGGGGTGGACTACGACAAGCTCAAGGACCTGGAGGAGATCAACCCCGAGTTCCCCACGGTGGACGTGGCCGTGGTCATCGGGGCGAACGACGTGGTGAACCCCGCCGCCCGCCGTCCGGGAAGCCCGCTTTACGGCATGCCCATCCTGGACGTGGACAAGGCCAAGAACGTCATCGTCATCAAGCGGGGACAGGGGAAGGGCTTCGCCGGGGTGGAGAACGAGCTCTTCTACGCCGAAAACACAAGGATGCTCTACGGGGACGCGCAAAAGGTCCTCACCGAGCTCATCCAGGCCCTGAAAAGGCTTTAG
- the rplJ gene encoding 50S ribosomal protein L10 — MPNKRNVELLATLKENLERAQGSFFLVNYQGLPAKETHALRQALKQNGARLFVAKNTLIRLALKELGLPELDGLQGPSAVVFYEDPVAAAKTLVQFAKSNPKGIPQVKSGLLQGQILTAKDVEALAELPTMDELRAELVGVLQAPMAELVGVLGGVARELVGILEAYAEKKAA; from the coding sequence GTGCCGAACAAGCGCAACGTTGAGCTTCTGGCCACCCTCAAGGAGAACCTTGAGCGGGCCCAGGGCTCCTTCTTCCTCGTGAACTACCAGGGGCTCCCCGCCAAGGAAACCCACGCCCTCCGCCAGGCCCTGAAGCAGAACGGGGCCAGGCTCTTCGTCGCCAAGAACACCCTGATCCGCCTGGCCCTCAAGGAGCTGGGGCTGCCGGAGCTGGACGGGCTCCAGGGCCCGAGCGCCGTGGTCTTCTACGAGGACCCGGTGGCCGCGGCCAAGACCCTGGTCCAGTTCGCCAAGAGCAACCCCAAGGGCATCCCCCAGGTGAAAAGCGGCCTCCTCCAGGGCCAGATCCTCACGGCCAAGGACGTGGAGGCCCTGGCGGAGCTGCCCACCATGGACGAGCTCCGGGCGGAGCTCGTGGGGGTGCTCCAGGCGCCCATGGCGGAGCTTGTGGGCGTGCTTGGCGGCGTGGCCCGCGAGCTGGTAGGCATCCTGGAAGCGTACGCGGAGAAGAAGGCGGCTTAA